In Cicer arietinum cultivar CDC Frontier isolate Library 1 chromosome 1, Cicar.CDCFrontier_v2.0, whole genome shotgun sequence, one DNA window encodes the following:
- the LOC101490323 gene encoding transcription factor bHLH130-like isoform X1, producing MDSSDLQQQQVNSSSGLTRYRSAPSSYFNNIIDREFYEHVFNRPSSPETERVFSRFMNSLGSEEDLLAQKISVDSTVKEEEEQQQQVVQQQSNININNININDDDNNSNNYNNSAATTSHGFYQSSVMPPLPNQNLSSGMEGNYSMGVNRLQQMKSHGGNNSNLIRHSSSPAGLFSQINIENGYVIMRDMGNLGAVNNSVKEAKFSTTRSLKNSSNYSSRPMSSIAEIGDKGNRENNQENDVFGENRGNDYISEYQVDTWDDTEMMSENVGGLKRFRDNDSKQQFSGLNASSSVQNETGGGHSSSSPLAHQLSMPNTLSEMAAMEKFLHFSDSVPMKIRAKRGCATHPRSIAERVRRTKISERMRKLQDLVPNMEKQTNTADMLDLAVDYIKDLQNQVQTLSDCRAKCTCSHKQQQ from the exons atGGATTCATCAGATCTTCAACAACAACAGGTAAATTCTTCTTCAGGTTTAACACGTTATCGATCAGCACCAAGTTCTTATTTCAACAACATCATTGACAGAGAATTCTACGAACATGTTTTCAATCGACCTTCAAGTCCAGAAACAGAACGAGTTTTTTCACGGTTTATGAACAGTTTAGGTTCAGAAGAAGATTTATTAGCTCAAAAAATCTCAGTTGATTCTACagtgaaagaagaagaagaacaacaacaacaagtgGTTCAACAGCAgagtaatattaatattaataatattaatattaatgatgatgataataatagtaataattataataactcTGCTGCTACAACTTCTCATGGTTTTTATCAAAGCTCAGTGATGCCACCTTTGCCAAATCAGAATCTCTCTTCAGGTATGGAAGGAAATTATTCAATGGGAGTTAATCGGTTACAGCAGATGAAATCTCATGGTGGAAATAATTCTAATCTCATCAGACATAGTAGTTCACCAGCTGGTTTATTTTCAcaaattaatattgaaaatg GGTATGTTATTATGAGAGATATGGGAAATTTAGGAGCTGTTAACAACTCTGTAAAAGAAGCAAAATTTTCTACTACAAGGAGTTTGAAGAATTCATCAAACTATTCATCACGACCAATGTCATCAATAGCTGAAATTGGCGACAAAGGCAATAGAGAAAACAATCAAGAAAATGATGTTTTTGGTGAAAATCGAGGTAACGATTATATCTCAGAATATCAGGTTGATACTTGGGATGACACTGAAATGATGTCTGAAAATGTTGGTGGTCTAAAAAGATTTAGAGACAATGATTCAAAACAACAATTTTCTGGTTTAAATGCATCTTCTTCTGTTCAG AATGAAACAGGAGGAGGACATTCTAGTTCTTCTCCTTTGGCTCATCAATTGAGTATGCCAAATACTTTATCTGAAATGGCAGCTATGGAGAAGTTTCTGCATTTTTCAGATTCTGTTCCGATGAAAATCCGCGCCAAGCGCGGCTGTGCTACTCATCCAAGAAGCATTGCAGAGAGG GTTAGAAGGACTAAAATTAGTGAACGTATGAGGAAGCTACAAGATCTAGTCCCAAACATGGAGAAG CAAACAAACACAGCAGATATGTTGGACTTAGCTGTGGATTACATCAAAGACCTTCAAAACCAAGTTCAG ACGCTTTCAGATTGTCGAGCAAAGTGTACGTGTTCACACAAGCAGCAACAATAA
- the LOC101490323 gene encoding transcription factor bHLH130-like isoform X2 → MNSLGSEEDLLAQKISVDSTVKEEEEQQQQVVQQQSNININNININDDDNNSNNYNNSAATTSHGFYQSSVMPPLPNQNLSSGMEGNYSMGVNRLQQMKSHGGNNSNLIRHSSSPAGLFSQINIENGYVIMRDMGNLGAVNNSVKEAKFSTTRSLKNSSNYSSRPMSSIAEIGDKGNRENNQENDVFGENRGNDYISEYQVDTWDDTEMMSENVGGLKRFRDNDSKQQFSGLNASSSVQNETGGGHSSSSPLAHQLSMPNTLSEMAAMEKFLHFSDSVPMKIRAKRGCATHPRSIAERVRRTKISERMRKLQDLVPNMEKQTNTADMLDLAVDYIKDLQNQVQTLSDCRAKCTCSHKQQQ, encoded by the exons ATGAACAGTTTAGGTTCAGAAGAAGATTTATTAGCTCAAAAAATCTCAGTTGATTCTACagtgaaagaagaagaagaacaacaacaacaagtgGTTCAACAGCAgagtaatattaatattaataatattaatattaatgatgatgataataatagtaataattataataactcTGCTGCTACAACTTCTCATGGTTTTTATCAAAGCTCAGTGATGCCACCTTTGCCAAATCAGAATCTCTCTTCAGGTATGGAAGGAAATTATTCAATGGGAGTTAATCGGTTACAGCAGATGAAATCTCATGGTGGAAATAATTCTAATCTCATCAGACATAGTAGTTCACCAGCTGGTTTATTTTCAcaaattaatattgaaaatg GGTATGTTATTATGAGAGATATGGGAAATTTAGGAGCTGTTAACAACTCTGTAAAAGAAGCAAAATTTTCTACTACAAGGAGTTTGAAGAATTCATCAAACTATTCATCACGACCAATGTCATCAATAGCTGAAATTGGCGACAAAGGCAATAGAGAAAACAATCAAGAAAATGATGTTTTTGGTGAAAATCGAGGTAACGATTATATCTCAGAATATCAGGTTGATACTTGGGATGACACTGAAATGATGTCTGAAAATGTTGGTGGTCTAAAAAGATTTAGAGACAATGATTCAAAACAACAATTTTCTGGTTTAAATGCATCTTCTTCTGTTCAG AATGAAACAGGAGGAGGACATTCTAGTTCTTCTCCTTTGGCTCATCAATTGAGTATGCCAAATACTTTATCTGAAATGGCAGCTATGGAGAAGTTTCTGCATTTTTCAGATTCTGTTCCGATGAAAATCCGCGCCAAGCGCGGCTGTGCTACTCATCCAAGAAGCATTGCAGAGAGG GTTAGAAGGACTAAAATTAGTGAACGTATGAGGAAGCTACAAGATCTAGTCCCAAACATGGAGAAG CAAACAAACACAGCAGATATGTTGGACTTAGCTGTGGATTACATCAAAGACCTTCAAAACCAAGTTCAG ACGCTTTCAGATTGTCGAGCAAAGTGTACGTGTTCACACAAGCAGCAACAATAA
- the LOC101488901 gene encoding uncharacterized protein isoform X5 — protein sequence MGGNILFTKDTIFNMLLGGFSKSFPFLCFSWWSSLINICKDQVLSSMQQKLDNLCEQLNSSKENTVTAVNKLSTKDEELLLDETFGSEKIKFVDCGCWHCEEHSSFCDELMQGASSRRASSANEVLQYKTPFSNEEQEERRMSDLSDLASSITSAADIQLNSLAVEHEVYNLKRDCEEKETTIQELTTLLNSSEIANSKRVSELEDIIRRKNSTISKLKKDTVVLEQKVMQLSRLRRPSFSASVPNATQLPQLRDNLIYDMDSTTSPSSSDSDSSPVNNAQNIPGDVIELNQSSSSTIDHESDPAKILNSSRRLIGQPSKFRSISPLQVPTYRKSNAASSSSQKQLSPRADLKKSRRRSLNGTKSSSAQKRWV from the exons ATGGGAGGGAATATACTTTTTACAAAAGATACGATATTCAACATGTTACTAGGTGGTTTCAGCAAGTCTTTCCCTTTCCTATGCTTCTCTTGGTGGTCTTCGTTAATCAACATTTGCAAG GACCAGGTCTTATCAAGCATGCAGCAGAAGCTTGACAATCTTTGTGAGCAGCTTAACAGTTCTAAAGAGAACACAGTTACTGCTGTCAACAAATTATCCACCAAGGATGAAGAATTGCTATTAGATGAAACATTTGGCTCCGAGAAAATTAAGTTTGTTGATTGTGGTTGTTGGCATTGCGAAGAACACTCTTCCTTCTGTGATGAGTTGATG CAGGGTGCCTCTAGTAGAAGAGCCTCCAGTGCAAATGAGGTGCTCCAATATAAGACACCATTCTCTAATGAAGAACAAGAAGAGCGACGAATGTCTGACCTGTCCGATCTCGCTTCAAGTATCACATCTGCTGCTGATATCCAG TTAAACAGTTTAGCTGTAGAACATGAAGTTTATAATCTTAAGAGAGACTGTGAAGAGAAGGAGACAACAATACAGGAGCTTACCACTTTGCTGAACTCCTCTGAGATTGCCAATAGCAAG AGGGTTTCTGAATTAGAAGACATTATAAGGAGGAAGAACTCAACAATTTCAAAGCTAAAGAAGGACACGGTTGTTCTAGAACAAAAG GTTATGCAGCTTTCAAGGCTTCGCCGACCATCTTTCTCTGCCAGTGTTCCAAATGCAACTCAGCTGCCACAATTGAGAGACAATCTCATTTATGATATGGATAGCACTACTAGCCCCTCATCTTCTGATTCTGATAGTTCTCCTGTCAACAATGCACAAAATATTCCTGGTGATGTCATTGAGCTGAACCAGAGTTCTAGTTCTACAATTGATCATGAATCTGATCCCGCAAAAATCTTAAATTCATCGAGGAGACTCATTGGCCAACCATCAAAATTTCGATCCATTAGTCCTCTTCAAGTTCCTACTTATCGGAAATCTAATGCAGCTTCTTCTTCGAGCCAAAAACAATTGTCCCCTCGTGCAGACTTAAAAAAGAGTAGAAGACGATCTCTTAATGGAACTAAGAGTTCGAGTGCACAAAAGAGATGGGTATAA
- the LOC101488901 gene encoding uncharacterized protein isoform X1: MGGNILFTKDTIFNMLLGGFSKSFPFLCFSWWSSLINICKPSCPVSLQKPMAWISLQGRLVNADEASSARTIGGGLTDELAFAWDLFPPIHRFLIVAVIGVAVSQSKNNQQILNLKKSVELRDQVLSSMQQKLDNLCEQLNSSKENTVTAVNKLSTKDEELLLDETFGSEKIKFVDCGCWHCEEHSSFCDELMQGASSRRASSANEVLQYKTPFSNEEQEERRMSDLSDLASSITSAADIQLNSLAVEHEVYNLKRDCEEKETTIQELTTLLNSSEIANSKRVSELEDIIRRKNSTISKLKKDTVVLEQKVMQLSRLRRPSFSASVPNATQLPQLRDNLIYDMDSTTSPSSSDSDSSPVNNAQNIPGDVIELNQSSSSTIDHESDPAKILNSSRRLIGQPSKFRSISPLQVPTYRKSNAASSSSQKQLSPRADLKKSRRRSLNGTKSSSAQKRWV, encoded by the exons ATGGGAGGGAATATACTTTTTACAAAAGATACGATATTCAACATGTTACTAGGTGGTTTCAGCAAGTCTTTCCCTTTCCTATGCTTCTCTTGGTGGTCTTCGTTAATCAACATTTGCAAG CCGAGCTGTCCTGTCTCATTACAGAAGCCAATGGCTTGGATATCTCTCCAGGGACGGCTTGTTAACGCCGATGAAGCTAGCTCGGCTCGAACCATTGGTGGTGGCTTAACGGATGAATTGGCATTTGCTTGGGATCTGTTTCCTCCTATTCATCGATTTCTTATTGTCGCTGTTATTGGTGTTGCTGTTTCTCAGTCCAAGAACAATCAACAGATTTTGAATCTTAAGAAGTCCGTTGAACTTAGG GACCAGGTCTTATCAAGCATGCAGCAGAAGCTTGACAATCTTTGTGAGCAGCTTAACAGTTCTAAAGAGAACACAGTTACTGCTGTCAACAAATTATCCACCAAGGATGAAGAATTGCTATTAGATGAAACATTTGGCTCCGAGAAAATTAAGTTTGTTGATTGTGGTTGTTGGCATTGCGAAGAACACTCTTCCTTCTGTGATGAGTTGATG CAGGGTGCCTCTAGTAGAAGAGCCTCCAGTGCAAATGAGGTGCTCCAATATAAGACACCATTCTCTAATGAAGAACAAGAAGAGCGACGAATGTCTGACCTGTCCGATCTCGCTTCAAGTATCACATCTGCTGCTGATATCCAG TTAAACAGTTTAGCTGTAGAACATGAAGTTTATAATCTTAAGAGAGACTGTGAAGAGAAGGAGACAACAATACAGGAGCTTACCACTTTGCTGAACTCCTCTGAGATTGCCAATAGCAAG AGGGTTTCTGAATTAGAAGACATTATAAGGAGGAAGAACTCAACAATTTCAAAGCTAAAGAAGGACACGGTTGTTCTAGAACAAAAG GTTATGCAGCTTTCAAGGCTTCGCCGACCATCTTTCTCTGCCAGTGTTCCAAATGCAACTCAGCTGCCACAATTGAGAGACAATCTCATTTATGATATGGATAGCACTACTAGCCCCTCATCTTCTGATTCTGATAGTTCTCCTGTCAACAATGCACAAAATATTCCTGGTGATGTCATTGAGCTGAACCAGAGTTCTAGTTCTACAATTGATCATGAATCTGATCCCGCAAAAATCTTAAATTCATCGAGGAGACTCATTGGCCAACCATCAAAATTTCGATCCATTAGTCCTCTTCAAGTTCCTACTTATCGGAAATCTAATGCAGCTTCTTCTTCGAGCCAAAAACAATTGTCCCCTCGTGCAGACTTAAAAAAGAGTAGAAGACGATCTCTTAATGGAACTAAGAGTTCGAGTGCACAAAAGAGATGGGTATAA
- the LOC101488901 gene encoding uncharacterized protein isoform X2 — MGGNILFTKDTIFNMLLGGFSKSFPFLCFSWWSSLINICKPSCPVSLQKPMAWISLQGRLVNADEASSARTIGGGLTDELAFAWDLFPPIHRFLIVAVIGVAVSQSKNNQQILNLKKSVELRDQVLSSMQQKLDNLCEQLNSSKENTVTAVNKLSTKDEELLLDETFGSEKIKFVDCGCWHCEEHSSFCDELMGASSRRASSANEVLQYKTPFSNEEQEERRMSDLSDLASSITSAADIQLNSLAVEHEVYNLKRDCEEKETTIQELTTLLNSSEIANSKRVSELEDIIRRKNSTISKLKKDTVVLEQKVMQLSRLRRPSFSASVPNATQLPQLRDNLIYDMDSTTSPSSSDSDSSPVNNAQNIPGDVIELNQSSSSTIDHESDPAKILNSSRRLIGQPSKFRSISPLQVPTYRKSNAASSSSQKQLSPRADLKKSRRRSLNGTKSSSAQKRWV, encoded by the exons ATGGGAGGGAATATACTTTTTACAAAAGATACGATATTCAACATGTTACTAGGTGGTTTCAGCAAGTCTTTCCCTTTCCTATGCTTCTCTTGGTGGTCTTCGTTAATCAACATTTGCAAG CCGAGCTGTCCTGTCTCATTACAGAAGCCAATGGCTTGGATATCTCTCCAGGGACGGCTTGTTAACGCCGATGAAGCTAGCTCGGCTCGAACCATTGGTGGTGGCTTAACGGATGAATTGGCATTTGCTTGGGATCTGTTTCCTCCTATTCATCGATTTCTTATTGTCGCTGTTATTGGTGTTGCTGTTTCTCAGTCCAAGAACAATCAACAGATTTTGAATCTTAAGAAGTCCGTTGAACTTAGG GACCAGGTCTTATCAAGCATGCAGCAGAAGCTTGACAATCTTTGTGAGCAGCTTAACAGTTCTAAAGAGAACACAGTTACTGCTGTCAACAAATTATCCACCAAGGATGAAGAATTGCTATTAGATGAAACATTTGGCTCCGAGAAAATTAAGTTTGTTGATTGTGGTTGTTGGCATTGCGAAGAACACTCTTCCTTCTGTGATGAGTTGATG GGTGCCTCTAGTAGAAGAGCCTCCAGTGCAAATGAGGTGCTCCAATATAAGACACCATTCTCTAATGAAGAACAAGAAGAGCGACGAATGTCTGACCTGTCCGATCTCGCTTCAAGTATCACATCTGCTGCTGATATCCAG TTAAACAGTTTAGCTGTAGAACATGAAGTTTATAATCTTAAGAGAGACTGTGAAGAGAAGGAGACAACAATACAGGAGCTTACCACTTTGCTGAACTCCTCTGAGATTGCCAATAGCAAG AGGGTTTCTGAATTAGAAGACATTATAAGGAGGAAGAACTCAACAATTTCAAAGCTAAAGAAGGACACGGTTGTTCTAGAACAAAAG GTTATGCAGCTTTCAAGGCTTCGCCGACCATCTTTCTCTGCCAGTGTTCCAAATGCAACTCAGCTGCCACAATTGAGAGACAATCTCATTTATGATATGGATAGCACTACTAGCCCCTCATCTTCTGATTCTGATAGTTCTCCTGTCAACAATGCACAAAATATTCCTGGTGATGTCATTGAGCTGAACCAGAGTTCTAGTTCTACAATTGATCATGAATCTGATCCCGCAAAAATCTTAAATTCATCGAGGAGACTCATTGGCCAACCATCAAAATTTCGATCCATTAGTCCTCTTCAAGTTCCTACTTATCGGAAATCTAATGCAGCTTCTTCTTCGAGCCAAAAACAATTGTCCCCTCGTGCAGACTTAAAAAAGAGTAGAAGACGATCTCTTAATGGAACTAAGAGTTCGAGTGCACAAAAGAGATGGGTATAA
- the LOC101488901 gene encoding uncharacterized protein isoform X6, translating into MGGNILFTKDTIFNMLLGGFSKSFPFLCFSWWSSLINICKDQVLSSMQQKLDNLCEQLNSSKENTVTAVNKLSTKDEELLLDETFGSEKIKFVDCGCWHCEEHSSFCDELMGASSRRASSANEVLQYKTPFSNEEQEERRMSDLSDLASSITSAADIQLNSLAVEHEVYNLKRDCEEKETTIQELTTLLNSSEIANSKRVSELEDIIRRKNSTISKLKKDTVVLEQKVMQLSRLRRPSFSASVPNATQLPQLRDNLIYDMDSTTSPSSSDSDSSPVNNAQNIPGDVIELNQSSSSTIDHESDPAKILNSSRRLIGQPSKFRSISPLQVPTYRKSNAASSSSQKQLSPRADLKKSRRRSLNGTKSSSAQKRWV; encoded by the exons ATGGGAGGGAATATACTTTTTACAAAAGATACGATATTCAACATGTTACTAGGTGGTTTCAGCAAGTCTTTCCCTTTCCTATGCTTCTCTTGGTGGTCTTCGTTAATCAACATTTGCAAG GACCAGGTCTTATCAAGCATGCAGCAGAAGCTTGACAATCTTTGTGAGCAGCTTAACAGTTCTAAAGAGAACACAGTTACTGCTGTCAACAAATTATCCACCAAGGATGAAGAATTGCTATTAGATGAAACATTTGGCTCCGAGAAAATTAAGTTTGTTGATTGTGGTTGTTGGCATTGCGAAGAACACTCTTCCTTCTGTGATGAGTTGATG GGTGCCTCTAGTAGAAGAGCCTCCAGTGCAAATGAGGTGCTCCAATATAAGACACCATTCTCTAATGAAGAACAAGAAGAGCGACGAATGTCTGACCTGTCCGATCTCGCTTCAAGTATCACATCTGCTGCTGATATCCAG TTAAACAGTTTAGCTGTAGAACATGAAGTTTATAATCTTAAGAGAGACTGTGAAGAGAAGGAGACAACAATACAGGAGCTTACCACTTTGCTGAACTCCTCTGAGATTGCCAATAGCAAG AGGGTTTCTGAATTAGAAGACATTATAAGGAGGAAGAACTCAACAATTTCAAAGCTAAAGAAGGACACGGTTGTTCTAGAACAAAAG GTTATGCAGCTTTCAAGGCTTCGCCGACCATCTTTCTCTGCCAGTGTTCCAAATGCAACTCAGCTGCCACAATTGAGAGACAATCTCATTTATGATATGGATAGCACTACTAGCCCCTCATCTTCTGATTCTGATAGTTCTCCTGTCAACAATGCACAAAATATTCCTGGTGATGTCATTGAGCTGAACCAGAGTTCTAGTTCTACAATTGATCATGAATCTGATCCCGCAAAAATCTTAAATTCATCGAGGAGACTCATTGGCCAACCATCAAAATTTCGATCCATTAGTCCTCTTCAAGTTCCTACTTATCGGAAATCTAATGCAGCTTCTTCTTCGAGCCAAAAACAATTGTCCCCTCGTGCAGACTTAAAAAAGAGTAGAAGACGATCTCTTAATGGAACTAAGAGTTCGAGTGCACAAAAGAGATGGGTATAA
- the LOC101488901 gene encoding uncharacterized protein isoform X4, protein MGGNILFTKDTIFNMLLGGFSKSFPFLCFSWWSSLINICKSKNNQQILNLKKSVELRDQVLSSMQQKLDNLCEQLNSSKENTVTAVNKLSTKDEELLLDETFGSEKIKFVDCGCWHCEEHSSFCDELMQGASSRRASSANEVLQYKTPFSNEEQEERRMSDLSDLASSITSAADIQLNSLAVEHEVYNLKRDCEEKETTIQELTTLLNSSEIANSKRVSELEDIIRRKNSTISKLKKDTVVLEQKVMQLSRLRRPSFSASVPNATQLPQLRDNLIYDMDSTTSPSSSDSDSSPVNNAQNIPGDVIELNQSSSSTIDHESDPAKILNSSRRLIGQPSKFRSISPLQVPTYRKSNAASSSSQKQLSPRADLKKSRRRSLNGTKSSSAQKRWV, encoded by the exons ATGGGAGGGAATATACTTTTTACAAAAGATACGATATTCAACATGTTACTAGGTGGTTTCAGCAAGTCTTTCCCTTTCCTATGCTTCTCTTGGTGGTCTTCGTTAATCAACATTTGCAAG TCCAAGAACAATCAACAGATTTTGAATCTTAAGAAGTCCGTTGAACTTAGG GACCAGGTCTTATCAAGCATGCAGCAGAAGCTTGACAATCTTTGTGAGCAGCTTAACAGTTCTAAAGAGAACACAGTTACTGCTGTCAACAAATTATCCACCAAGGATGAAGAATTGCTATTAGATGAAACATTTGGCTCCGAGAAAATTAAGTTTGTTGATTGTGGTTGTTGGCATTGCGAAGAACACTCTTCCTTCTGTGATGAGTTGATG CAGGGTGCCTCTAGTAGAAGAGCCTCCAGTGCAAATGAGGTGCTCCAATATAAGACACCATTCTCTAATGAAGAACAAGAAGAGCGACGAATGTCTGACCTGTCCGATCTCGCTTCAAGTATCACATCTGCTGCTGATATCCAG TTAAACAGTTTAGCTGTAGAACATGAAGTTTATAATCTTAAGAGAGACTGTGAAGAGAAGGAGACAACAATACAGGAGCTTACCACTTTGCTGAACTCCTCTGAGATTGCCAATAGCAAG AGGGTTTCTGAATTAGAAGACATTATAAGGAGGAAGAACTCAACAATTTCAAAGCTAAAGAAGGACACGGTTGTTCTAGAACAAAAG GTTATGCAGCTTTCAAGGCTTCGCCGACCATCTTTCTCTGCCAGTGTTCCAAATGCAACTCAGCTGCCACAATTGAGAGACAATCTCATTTATGATATGGATAGCACTACTAGCCCCTCATCTTCTGATTCTGATAGTTCTCCTGTCAACAATGCACAAAATATTCCTGGTGATGTCATTGAGCTGAACCAGAGTTCTAGTTCTACAATTGATCATGAATCTGATCCCGCAAAAATCTTAAATTCATCGAGGAGACTCATTGGCCAACCATCAAAATTTCGATCCATTAGTCCTCTTCAAGTTCCTACTTATCGGAAATCTAATGCAGCTTCTTCTTCGAGCCAAAAACAATTGTCCCCTCGTGCAGACTTAAAAAAGAGTAGAAGACGATCTCTTAATGGAACTAAGAGTTCGAGTGCACAAAAGAGATGGGTATAA
- the LOC101488901 gene encoding uncharacterized protein isoform X3: MINDSNRNATSPLPCLVSIPPFSGNRRRLSTTTTFVKPSCPVSLQKPMAWISLQGRLVNADEASSARTIGGGLTDELAFAWDLFPPIHRFLIVAVIGVAVSQSKNNQQILNLKKSVELRDQVLSSMQQKLDNLCEQLNSSKENTVTAVNKLSTKDEELLLDETFGSEKIKFVDCGCWHCEEHSSFCDELMQGASSRRASSANEVLQYKTPFSNEEQEERRMSDLSDLASSITSAADIQLNSLAVEHEVYNLKRDCEEKETTIQELTTLLNSSEIANSKRVSELEDIIRRKNSTISKLKKDTVVLEQKVMQLSRLRRPSFSASVPNATQLPQLRDNLIYDMDSTTSPSSSDSDSSPVNNAQNIPGDVIELNQSSSSTIDHESDPAKILNSSRRLIGQPSKFRSISPLQVPTYRKSNAASSSSQKQLSPRADLKKSRRRSLNGTKSSSAQKRWV; this comes from the exons ATGATTAACGACTCTAACCGAAACGCAACTTCACCATTACCATGTCTCGTTTCAATCCCTCCATTCTCCGGCAACCGCCGCCGTCTATCCACCACAACTACCTTCGTCAAGCCGAGCTGTCCTGTCTCATTACAGAAGCCAATGGCTTGGATATCTCTCCAGGGACGGCTTGTTAACGCCGATGAAGCTAGCTCGGCTCGAACCATTGGTGGTGGCTTAACGGATGAATTGGCATTTGCTTGGGATCTGTTTCCTCCTATTCATCGATTTCTTATTGTCGCTGTTATTGGTGTTGCTGTTTCTCAGTCCAAGAACAATCAACAGATTTTGAATCTTAAGAAGTCCGTTGAACTTAGG GACCAGGTCTTATCAAGCATGCAGCAGAAGCTTGACAATCTTTGTGAGCAGCTTAACAGTTCTAAAGAGAACACAGTTACTGCTGTCAACAAATTATCCACCAAGGATGAAGAATTGCTATTAGATGAAACATTTGGCTCCGAGAAAATTAAGTTTGTTGATTGTGGTTGTTGGCATTGCGAAGAACACTCTTCCTTCTGTGATGAGTTGATG CAGGGTGCCTCTAGTAGAAGAGCCTCCAGTGCAAATGAGGTGCTCCAATATAAGACACCATTCTCTAATGAAGAACAAGAAGAGCGACGAATGTCTGACCTGTCCGATCTCGCTTCAAGTATCACATCTGCTGCTGATATCCAG TTAAACAGTTTAGCTGTAGAACATGAAGTTTATAATCTTAAGAGAGACTGTGAAGAGAAGGAGACAACAATACAGGAGCTTACCACTTTGCTGAACTCCTCTGAGATTGCCAATAGCAAG AGGGTTTCTGAATTAGAAGACATTATAAGGAGGAAGAACTCAACAATTTCAAAGCTAAAGAAGGACACGGTTGTTCTAGAACAAAAG GTTATGCAGCTTTCAAGGCTTCGCCGACCATCTTTCTCTGCCAGTGTTCCAAATGCAACTCAGCTGCCACAATTGAGAGACAATCTCATTTATGATATGGATAGCACTACTAGCCCCTCATCTTCTGATTCTGATAGTTCTCCTGTCAACAATGCACAAAATATTCCTGGTGATGTCATTGAGCTGAACCAGAGTTCTAGTTCTACAATTGATCATGAATCTGATCCCGCAAAAATCTTAAATTCATCGAGGAGACTCATTGGCCAACCATCAAAATTTCGATCCATTAGTCCTCTTCAAGTTCCTACTTATCGGAAATCTAATGCAGCTTCTTCTTCGAGCCAAAAACAATTGTCCCCTCGTGCAGACTTAAAAAAGAGTAGAAGACGATCTCTTAATGGAACTAAGAGTTCGAGTGCACAAAAGAGATGGGTATAA